A window from Pokkaliibacter sp. MBI-7 encodes these proteins:
- a CDS encoding ABC transporter substrate-binding protein has protein sequence MMKTRSTAFSLNASAALLSAAVALAAHADEKTLYIGMNGGNMEKTYTQEVFTEFEKANNVKVVVVPGTSSEILAKAQANKDNPQMHVMFLDDGVMYRAVGMGLCQKLDDTPTLAEQYPAARMKGDMAVGVNMGMTGLAYNKKMFAEKGWSAPTSWLDMADPKFKGKVVFQSMPSSTYGLHAFLMLNRIEGGSEQNVEPAFDKWDSTVGPNVLEFIPSSSKIAEMVQTDEAALFPLTPTAVATLQAKGIDVGYVQPKEGAPLLMVSECVIANNSEPELSKKLADFLLSKDAQAKALAFGQLLPTNAHTPATAETKELLAQMDTYMKSAIALDWDSINALRPEWNKRWNRQIEQ, from the coding sequence ATGATGAAAACCCGCAGCACCGCTTTTAGTCTGAACGCTTCCGCCGCCCTGCTGAGTGCCGCCGTGGCACTGGCAGCCCATGCCGATGAGAAAACCCTCTACATCGGCATGAACGGCGGCAATATGGAAAAAACCTATACGCAGGAAGTCTTCACCGAGTTCGAGAAGGCCAATAACGTCAAGGTTGTGGTGGTGCCCGGCACCTCTTCGGAGATTCTGGCCAAGGCGCAGGCCAACAAGGACAACCCGCAGATGCACGTGATGTTCCTTGATGACGGGGTGATGTACCGTGCCGTCGGCATGGGCCTGTGTCAGAAGCTGGATGACACCCCGACGCTGGCCGAGCAGTATCCTGCCGCGCGAATGAAGGGTGACATGGCGGTCGGCGTCAACATGGGCATGACCGGCCTTGCCTACAACAAGAAGATGTTTGCCGAAAAGGGCTGGTCAGCACCGACCTCCTGGCTGGACATGGCTGATCCCAAGTTCAAGGGCAAGGTCGTGTTTCAGTCCATGCCATCGTCCACCTATGGCCTGCACGCCTTCCTGATGCTTAACCGTATCGAAGGTGGCAGCGAGCAGAATGTCGAGCCTGCCTTCGATAAGTGGGACAGCACCGTCGGCCCCAACGTGCTGGAATTTATCCCCAGCTCGTCAAAAATTGCCGAAATGGTACAGACCGACGAAGCGGCCCTGTTCCCGCTGACCCCCACCGCCGTGGCGACACTGCAGGCTAAAGGCATCGACGTGGGTTATGTGCAGCCCAAGGAAGGCGCACCGCTGCTGATGGTGTCCGAGTGTGTGATCGCCAACAACAGCGAGCCGGAGCTGTCGAAAAAGCTGGCTGACTTCCTGCTGAGCAAAGACGCTCAGGCCAAGGCACTGGCCTTTGGTCAGTTGCTGCCAACCAACGCCCATACCCCCGCCACCGCAGAAACCAAGGAGCTGCTGGCGCAGATGGATACCTATATGAAGTCTGCCATCGCGCTGGACTGGGACAGCATCAACGCCCTGCGCCCTGAGTGGAACAAGCGCTGGAACCGCCAGATTGAACAGTAA
- a CDS encoding AraC family transcriptional regulator, translating into MLTVPLPLISIVLLITVLLRFWHLRQGDELARARLGFVGGCLIMLLGVAMRWTLPHSEPLMALRALLATLQPGWVLYCLAPLFSARAPRHALVLMACSAAVYLLTRLGWYGLLDGYNFCLSLAVGLLLWRWLPGRRPQWHSWQRASRYRLLTLASLMLLSDALISGVISLDLLFSDGRHVATILLVTQLLLIGILVTALVASSRPPVTSASIPHASTDPVQTVPPEPLPASAPLSEAVSASDEDHQIMAQLRQLLSDQPLYLDPSLTLQKVARKAGIPGRQISAAVNRLTDGNFSQWINAYRIDAICQQLRHSELPVTELMLAGGFQTKSNFNREFRRLTGMSPSEYRQQTSPSATPSPASAAETSE; encoded by the coding sequence ATGCTTACCGTCCCCTTACCGCTGATCTCCATCGTTCTGCTGATTACCGTGCTGCTGCGCTTCTGGCATCTGCGTCAGGGCGATGAGCTGGCACGGGCGCGGCTGGGCTTTGTCGGGGGCTGTCTGATCATGCTGCTGGGCGTAGCCATGCGCTGGACGCTGCCGCACTCGGAGCCGCTGATGGCCTTACGGGCGCTGCTGGCCACCCTGCAGCCGGGCTGGGTGCTGTACTGTCTGGCACCGTTGTTCAGTGCCCGGGCACCGCGCCACGCCCTCGTACTGATGGCCTGCAGTGCCGCGGTCTATTTGCTGACCCGGCTGGGCTGGTATGGCCTGCTGGATGGCTACAACTTCTGTCTGTCACTGGCGGTCGGCTTGCTGCTGTGGCGCTGGCTGCCCGGCAGGCGACCCCAGTGGCATAGCTGGCAGCGTGCCTCCCGCTATCGCCTGCTGACTCTGGCCAGCCTGATGCTGCTCAGTGATGCACTGATCAGCGGTGTCATCAGCCTTGATCTGCTATTCAGTGACGGCCGCCATGTCGCCACCATTCTGCTGGTGACCCAGCTGCTGTTGATCGGCATTCTGGTGACCGCCCTGGTGGCCTCCAGCCGCCCGCCGGTGACCAGCGCCAGCATACCACACGCCAGTACCGACCCGGTGCAGACCGTGCCCCCTGAGCCGCTGCCAGCGTCAGCCCCTCTCAGCGAAGCGGTCAGCGCCAGCGATGAAGACCACCAGATCATGGCACAGCTGCGGCAGTTACTGAGTGACCAGCCGCTTTACCTCGACCCCAGCCTGACCCTGCAAAAGGTAGCGCGCAAGGCGGGCATTCCCGGCCGGCAGATCTCCGCGGCCGTCAATCGTCTGACCGACGGCAATTTCTCCCAGTGGATCAATGCCTACCGCATCGACGCCATCTGTCAGCAACTGCGTCACAGCGAGTTGCCGGTGACCGAGCTGATGCTGGCCGGCGGGTTTCAGACTAAATCCAACTTCAACCGTGAATTTCGTCGCCTCACCGGCATGAGCCCCAGTGAATACCGGCAGCAGACCAGCCCATCTGCCACCCCTAGTCCAGCGTCCGCTGCAGAAACGTCAGAATAA
- a CDS encoding alpha/beta fold hydrolase, which produces MWLFYLFIALGSALLSPLAAADTAPPIGFRQIVIGGDDGQPGRQAVLLYPAQADATQTPALIADNPAFIGIHVLPEATIAAGRHPLVVLSHGYGGNWRNQLWLAQALAQAGYLVLAANHPGTTSGDITPATGGQLWQRPLDIRRAIDWVSIHLAAEFDADRVAVIGHSLGGWTAMMAAGARFSPAQMQADCVQHPTDVSCKAYGYLTRGQPEATFTQLAADWRDPRIKAAVTLDLGLARGLTVSSLEQMPVPVLVLAADPRSRQVPALLESGYLASHLPAERLQYQVIDGASHFSFIQRCKAGAAALLEAYSPGDGMICADEGERPREAIQQQVAALILTFLQRTLD; this is translated from the coding sequence ATGTGGCTGTTCTATCTTTTTATTGCCCTCGGCAGTGCCCTGCTCAGCCCGCTGGCAGCAGCGGATACCGCTCCCCCCATCGGTTTTCGCCAGATCGTCATTGGCGGCGATGATGGCCAGCCCGGCCGTCAGGCGGTGCTGCTCTATCCGGCTCAGGCGGATGCCACCCAGACTCCTGCGCTGATCGCGGATAACCCGGCTTTTATCGGTATCCACGTACTGCCTGAGGCAACCATCGCCGCGGGGCGGCATCCGCTGGTGGTGTTATCTCACGGCTACGGCGGCAACTGGCGCAATCAGCTGTGGCTGGCGCAGGCACTGGCGCAGGCGGGCTATCTGGTGCTGGCCGCCAATCATCCCGGTACCACCAGCGGTGATATTACGCCGGCCACCGGCGGGCAGCTGTGGCAGCGGCCACTGGATATTCGTCGTGCCATCGACTGGGTAAGTATTCACTTAGCCGCTGAGTTCGATGCAGACAGGGTGGCCGTCATTGGGCACTCCCTCGGCGGCTGGACGGCGATGATGGCGGCAGGGGCGCGATTCAGCCCGGCACAGATGCAGGCTGACTGTGTACAGCATCCGACGGATGTGTCGTGCAAGGCCTATGGCTATCTGACCCGTGGCCAGCCAGAAGCCACCTTCACGCAGCTGGCGGCAGACTGGCGAGACCCACGGATTAAAGCGGCCGTGACCCTTGATCTTGGGCTGGCCCGCGGGCTGACCGTCAGCAGTCTGGAGCAGATGCCGGTACCGGTGCTGGTACTGGCTGCCGACCCGCGCAGCCGTCAGGTACCGGCGCTGCTGGAGTCCGGTTATCTGGCCAGTCATCTGCCCGCCGAACGACTGCAGTATCAGGTGATCGACGGGGCATCGCATTTCAGCTTTATCCAGCGCTGCAAGGCTGGCGCGGCGGCGCTGCTGGAAGCCTACAGTCCGGGCGATGGCATGATCTGCGCCGATGAAGGTGAGCGCCCCCGCGAGGCAATCCAGCAGCAGGTAGCGGCGCTTATTCTGACGTTTCTGCAGCGGACGCTGGACTAG
- a CDS encoding MFS transporter, whose translation MSTIRPLQAAPRADTPASAASSRRASLLWLLAFLLVAFNLRAPIIALGPMMRSLMDGLSVSANVASLLTTIPILCFACISPLAPWLAARLGMDRSIGLALLTLVLGVGLRGVDSLSWVLLGTALMGAGIACGNVYMPSFIKRNWPDRVGRMMGFYTVTMGVGATLAAATSVPLMQLTSSWQTPMWLWAAVATLALLVWLFGLWKMPTPAAALPPRASLGGMLRSPLAWALTLFMGCQSTSFYTIQAWLSQVVTSEGATAAEAGVMLSVINLVTIPASFVVPMLATRLRSQSLLALIITLLIAAGTLGVMLSPLHGQLLWAVLLGVGQGASVSLAFTCMLLRSREVHHSALLSSMSQSIGYLLAATGPVLFGWLHELSGHWQWSMTLLIVLLVVQGVAGLICGRPRFVELHD comes from the coding sequence ATGTCAACGATTCGCCCGCTGCAGGCTGCGCCCCGTGCTGACACTCCGGCATCTGCTGCTTCCTCCCGCCGTGCCAGCCTGCTGTGGCTGCTGGCATTCCTGCTGGTGGCCTTCAATCTGCGTGCCCCGATTATTGCCCTTGGCCCGATGATGCGCAGCCTGATGGATGGCCTGTCTGTCAGTGCTAATGTCGCCAGTCTGCTGACCACCATCCCCATTCTCTGTTTTGCCTGTATTTCGCCACTGGCACCCTGGCTGGCGGCACGGCTGGGCATGGACCGCAGTATTGGTCTGGCGCTGCTGACGCTGGTACTGGGGGTCGGGCTGCGCGGTGTCGACAGCCTCAGCTGGGTGTTGCTGGGGACGGCGCTGATGGGGGCGGGCATTGCCTGCGGCAATGTCTATATGCCGAGCTTTATCAAGCGTAACTGGCCAGACCGGGTCGGGCGGATGATGGGCTTTTACACCGTGACCATGGGAGTGGGCGCGACGCTGGCGGCGGCGACCTCGGTGCCGCTGATGCAGCTGACGTCCTCCTGGCAGACACCCATGTGGTTGTGGGCGGCGGTGGCCACCCTGGCTTTGCTGGTGTGGCTGTTCGGGCTATGGAAAATGCCCACACCTGCGGCAGCGTTGCCGCCACGGGCGTCCCTTGGCGGCATGCTGAGAAGCCCGCTGGCATGGGCGCTGACGCTGTTTATGGGCTGTCAGTCCACCAGCTTCTATACCATTCAGGCGTGGCTGTCGCAGGTGGTGACCAGTGAAGGGGCTACAGCGGCAGAGGCCGGAGTGATGCTGTCGGTGATCAATCTGGTCACCATTCCGGCCAGTTTTGTGGTGCCGATGCTGGCGACCCGGCTGCGCTCGCAGAGCCTGCTGGCGCTGATCATTACCCTGCTGATTGCGGCAGGCACGCTGGGGGTGATGCTGTCACCGCTGCACGGTCAGCTGCTGTGGGCGGTGCTGCTGGGCGTGGGGCAGGGGGCGAGCGTCAGTCTGGCCTTTACCTGCATGCTGCTGCGCAGCCGTGAGGTGCATCACAGCGCGTTGCTGTCGAGCATGTCACAGAGCATCGGTTATCTGCTGGCGGCGACCGGACCGGTGCTGTTCGGCTGGCTGCATGAGCTGAGTGGCCACTGGCAGTGGTCGATGACGCTGCTGATCGTGCTGCTGGTGGTGCAGGGCGTGGCGGGACTGATCTGTGGCCGCCCGCGGTTTGTCGAGCTGCACGACTGA
- a CDS encoding FCD domain-containing protein: protein MNKYQRTRDALLDAIYYREWQIGQALPTEPQLMARFSVGRNTLREVIRSLTTEGIVEVIQGSGTYLRRMPTSLHATSLHQPLLPALPVLPLEDIGEVLILRRALEVQAAELAALHRSEEDMAHILHKASVHYQACKTGSCTELLDTDLEFHRSIVEATHSKILIQLYQMIEKRIRDTIRPFLHLAYSAKGGFLHQALLDAIEQQNAERAVQVTREHFDYLFAYLAKQSAAPIIKGR from the coding sequence ATGAATAAATACCAGCGCACCCGCGACGCCCTGCTCGATGCCATCTATTACCGCGAGTGGCAGATTGGTCAGGCGCTACCGACCGAGCCGCAGCTGATGGCACGCTTCAGTGTCGGCCGTAACACCCTGCGCGAAGTCATCCGCTCCCTCACCACCGAGGGCATCGTCGAAGTGATTCAGGGCTCCGGCACCTACCTGCGACGCATGCCGACCTCGCTGCATGCCACCAGCCTGCATCAGCCTCTGCTGCCTGCCCTGCCGGTGCTGCCACTGGAAGACATCGGTGAAGTGCTGATTCTGCGCCGGGCGCTGGAGGTGCAGGCGGCTGAACTGGCGGCACTGCACCGCAGTGAGGAAGACATGGCACACATCCTTCATAAGGCCAGCGTGCACTATCAGGCCTGCAAGACCGGCAGCTGCACCGAGCTGCTGGATACCGATCTGGAGTTCCATCGCTCCATTGTCGAGGCGACGCACAGCAAAATTCTGATACAACTCTATCAGATGATTGAAAAACGCATCCGTGATACCATTCGCCCGTTCCTGCACCTTGCCTACAGTGCCAAAGGTGGTTTTTTACATCAGGCCCTGCTGGACGCCATCGAACAGCAGAATGCCGAACGGGCAGTGCAGGTCACACGCGAACATTTCGACTACCTGTTCGCCTACCTGGCCAAACAGTCTGCCGCGCCCATCATCAAAGGCCGCTAG
- a CDS encoding AbrB family transcriptional regulator — protein sequence MMLSQPARPTPPLAKLPPAAQWLALLVCSGLFGALLAHLAMPAAHFLGPMLVAIVFGVMGASIRLPRIAFRLGQGCVGVMVAHAMTSAVLLAIINNWPVMILATVLTVVFSALVGSLLVRYSSLPGSTAVWGTSPGAAAAMTAMAEDYGADPRIVATMQYVRVVCVVVGASLVSRFVADYHGVSSTPQDAFALDAQTFWPFVASIAIVLVGVSLGSRIPAGALLVPLLIATALQLSGWIDLFLPDWLLVIAYGVLGCYVGLRFDRKTVRTVVRSLPVMIISSLVLIVLCGLSAWALAPFLHTDFISAFLATSPGGLDSLAIIAIDIKADAGLVLALQTLRLFGVIVTGPFLARQMLRLVKEPG from the coding sequence ATGATGTTGTCTCAGCCTGCCCGCCCTACGCCACCTCTGGCGAAACTCCCGCCCGCCGCCCAGTGGCTGGCCCTGCTTGTCTGCTCCGGCCTGTTTGGTGCCCTGCTGGCCCATCTGGCCATGCCTGCCGCGCATTTTCTCGGCCCCATGCTGGTGGCCATTGTCTTTGGTGTGATGGGTGCCAGCATCCGGCTGCCGCGTATCGCTTTCCGGCTGGGTCAGGGCTGTGTCGGCGTGATGGTCGCCCACGCCATGACCAGCGCCGTGCTGCTGGCCATCATCAATAACTGGCCGGTGATGATTCTGGCTACGGTGCTGACCGTGGTCTTCAGTGCGCTGGTCGGTTCGCTGCTGGTGCGTTACAGCAGCCTGCCGGGCAGTACGGCGGTATGGGGCACCAGCCCCGGCGCGGCGGCGGCCATGACTGCCATGGCCGAAGATTACGGTGCAGACCCGCGCATCGTTGCCACCATGCAGTATGTACGGGTGGTCTGTGTGGTGGTGGGTGCCTCACTGGTGAGCCGCTTCGTCGCCGACTACCACGGCGTGTCCTCAACCCCGCAGGATGCCTTTGCCCTTGATGCCCAGACGTTCTGGCCGTTCGTCGCCAGTATCGCCATTGTGCTGGTCGGGGTATCCCTCGGCAGCCGTATTCCCGCCGGTGCCCTGCTGGTGCCGTTGCTGATTGCCACGGCGCTGCAGCTGTCCGGCTGGATCGACCTGTTTCTGCCGGACTGGCTGCTGGTCATCGCCTATGGCGTGCTGGGCTGCTACGTGGGTTTGCGCTTTGACCGCAAGACCGTGCGCACGGTGGTACGCAGCCTGCCGGTGATGATCATCAGCTCGCTGGTGCTGATCGTGCTGTGCGGGTTGTCGGCCTGGGCACTGGCGCCGTTCCTGCACACCGACTTTATCTCTGCCTTCCTCGCCACCAGCCCGGGTGGACTGGATTCACTGGCGATTATTGCTATCGACATCAAGGCCGACGCCGGTCTGGTGCTGGCCCTGCAAACCCTGCGGCTGTTTGGCGTGATCGTCACCGGGCCGTTTCTGGCCAGGCAGATGCTGCGTCTGGTCAAGGAGCCGGGTTAG
- a CDS encoding DUF3613 domain-containing protein, whose translation MLSQCRVPALFRAAGGWLIGVVGCVVCAPVLAANPAPAAATVTLSEPDTRTDSVPSSGSETRQWLQMQRDGRYASHYNDQLTPEAAAKAQQRVTDSFGQSIPATYIDKDFGK comes from the coding sequence ATGCTCAGTCAGTGTCGTGTTCCAGCCCTGTTCAGAGCGGCAGGTGGATGGCTTATTGGTGTGGTCGGTTGCGTTGTGTGCGCGCCGGTGCTGGCGGCCAACCCTGCTCCCGCTGCGGCTACGGTCACCCTCAGTGAGCCGGATACCCGGACGGATAGCGTCCCCTCCAGCGGCAGTGAAACCCGCCAGTGGCTGCAGATGCAGCGCGACGGGCGTTATGCCAGCCACTATAACGATCAGCTCACCCCGGAGGCGGCAGCCAAGGCACAACAGCGGGTCACCGACAGTTTTGGCCAGAGTATTCCGGCGACCTATATCGATAAGGATTTCGGCAAATAG
- a CDS encoding tetratricopeptide repeat protein, with translation MDRSTPVTANRSGRLRHAVSLLLCCLNLSGCWNSSSQQQSQREDAAAAAQAEEQARASQSRGLCGEAIAPALGLKLAMAQQQQQQGRLYAALAGLNTLDSDSPTYRLVRADLLRRLGQYEQARGLYQQLQSSCLAGRALYGLGLIAAWQGQVADALRQLDQAVKLAPTQADLRNDYGFLLLMSGQDQAARSQLMTALELDGNHTTAARNLWFLLLKDGDQSAADALARRFRWSAAEQGQMLTAIQHFVPLRGLTAGQS, from the coding sequence ATGGACAGGTCAACACCGGTCACCGCGAACAGGTCAGGTCGCCTGCGGCATGCCGTCAGCCTGCTGCTGTGCTGCCTGAACCTCAGCGGCTGCTGGAATAGCAGCAGTCAGCAGCAGAGCCAGCGGGAGGATGCCGCCGCGGCGGCGCAGGCAGAAGAGCAGGCCCGGGCCAGCCAGTCACGCGGCCTGTGTGGCGAAGCGATTGCTCCGGCGCTGGGGCTGAAGCTGGCCATGGCCCAGCAGCAACAGCAACAGGGGAGGCTGTACGCCGCACTGGCGGGTCTCAACACCCTCGACAGCGACAGCCCGACCTACCGGCTGGTCAGAGCCGACCTGCTGCGCCGTCTGGGTCAGTATGAGCAGGCCCGAGGGCTGTATCAGCAGCTGCAGTCCAGCTGTCTGGCCGGACGCGCACTGTACGGGCTGGGGCTGATCGCGGCCTGGCAGGGGCAGGTGGCTGATGCGCTGCGTCAGCTGGATCAGGCGGTAAAGCTGGCGCCCACGCAGGCTGACCTGCGCAATGACTATGGTTTCCTGTTGCTGATGAGCGGTCAGGATCAGGCCGCGCGCAGCCAGCTGATGACCGCACTGGAGCTGGACGGCAATCACACCACGGCGGCCCGCAATTTGTGGTTTCTGCTGCTGAAGGACGGCGATCAGTCTGCTGCCGATGCGCTGGCCCGCCGCTTCCGCTGGAGTGCCGCAGAGCAGGGGCAGATGCTGACGGCCATTCAGCATTTTGTCCCGCTGCGGGGGCTGACCGCCGGACAGAGCTGA
- a CDS encoding type II secretion system F family protein — MLTPSWMLLLSLTLITGCLVLLLVAHRQRRRRQVEQRLQRSVQRVIRARLVDHGKAMWRRTSRRRETLAELGLILRRLGMASNREQWLFLLRLALVWLLAIVATLSLLLLQPMTVQQQTALLLICLAGVPYLMLVWLRQRVKTRMRQISEEMLLVLQMIRILWDVGISLESMLRVMTRELKELAPEVCRELQIILVKIDTGKTRDEAIGDVFWLIDAEGFQDFLMLLAQVSETGGSMSQHLQDLYELLIDRRRTDLQENVSRLSGRMSAVMMMCLMPVLLIVLAGPGFMALVKALGKMAH; from the coding sequence ATGCTGACGCCGTCATGGATGTTGCTGCTCAGTCTGACCCTGATCACCGGCTGCCTGGTGTTGCTGCTGGTGGCTCATCGTCAGCGCCGGCGCCGTCAGGTGGAGCAGCGGTTGCAGCGTTCGGTGCAGCGGGTCATTCGCGCCCGGCTGGTGGATCACGGCAAGGCCATGTGGCGTCGTACCAGCCGGCGCCGGGAAACCCTGGCGGAACTGGGGCTGATCCTGCGGCGGCTGGGCATGGCCAGCAATCGCGAGCAGTGGCTGTTTCTGCTGCGCCTCGCGCTGGTGTGGCTGCTGGCCATCGTCGCCACCCTGTCACTGCTGCTACTGCAGCCGATGACCGTGCAGCAGCAGACGGCACTGTTGCTGATCTGTCTGGCGGGTGTGCCCTACCTGATGCTGGTATGGCTGCGGCAGCGGGTAAAAACGCGGATGCGGCAGATCAGTGAAGAAATGCTGCTGGTACTGCAGATGATCCGCATTCTCTGGGACGTAGGCATTTCACTGGAAAGCATGCTGCGGGTGATGACCCGTGAGCTGAAAGAACTGGCCCCGGAAGTCTGCCGCGAGCTGCAGATCATTCTGGTCAAGATTGATACCGGAAAGACCCGGGATGAAGCGATCGGCGACGTGTTCTGGCTGATTGATGCCGAAGGTTTTCAGGACTTCCTGATGCTGCTGGCGCAGGTGTCGGAAACCGGCGGCAGCATGAGCCAGCACCTGCAGGATCTGTACGAACTGCTGATCGACCGCCGGCGCACCGATCTGCAGGAAAACGTCAGCCGCCTGTCCGGGCGCATGTCGGCGGTGATGATGATGTGCCTGATGCCGGTGCTGCTGATTGTGCTGGCCGGGCCGGGCTTTATGGCGCTGGTAAAGGCGCTGGGCAAGATGGCCCATTAA
- a CDS encoding type II secretion system F family protein, whose protein sequence is MMLLAAALMLAGALLLLLAARRQQPAAASVRSSRPQQGWSQQRLQEGLLRVGLPGSVPLFILLILASLTGVGLVLHRQGWPAATGLLLAIIIAVLMLAQVRRERQRRQLLQQLPGFIGQVSRRVVVGMSVAKGVERAVAETRMPLQEVLQRAMLRSQLGDELSDSLDHEGRITGVKELYLLASILRIHYQYGGSVTSALEHLVKLLHQRERAHRELWALTGETRVTAIVLGIVPVLMGLYMLVANHRYLMVMWDDPGGRLALLGGLGLQALGSFILWRMLRSI, encoded by the coding sequence ATGATGCTGCTGGCGGCGGCGCTGATGCTGGCCGGGGCGCTGCTGTTACTGCTGGCCGCCCGGCGTCAGCAACCAGCGGCCGCCAGTGTGCGCAGCAGCCGGCCCCAGCAGGGCTGGTCACAGCAACGGCTGCAGGAAGGGCTGCTACGGGTGGGGCTGCCGGGCTCGGTACCGCTGTTTATCCTGCTGATTCTGGCCAGCCTGACCGGCGTCGGGCTGGTGCTGCACCGTCAGGGCTGGCCTGCGGCCACCGGCCTGCTGCTGGCCATCATTATTGCGGTACTGATGCTGGCGCAGGTACGTCGTGAACGGCAGCGGCGTCAGCTGTTGCAACAATTGCCGGGCTTTATCGGTCAGGTCAGCCGCCGGGTGGTGGTGGGCATGTCGGTCGCCAAGGGGGTTGAGCGGGCGGTGGCAGAAACCCGCATGCCCCTTCAGGAAGTGCTGCAGCGAGCGATGCTGCGTTCGCAGCTGGGCGATGAGCTGTCTGACAGCCTTGACCATGAAGGGCGTATCACCGGGGTGAAGGAGTTGTATCTGCTGGCATCCATCCTGCGGATTCATTATCAGTACGGCGGCAGTGTCACCTCGGCGCTGGAGCATCTGGTCAAGCTGCTGCATCAGCGTGAACGGGCACACCGCGAACTGTGGGCCCTGACCGGTGAAACCCGGGTGACGGCCATTGTGCTGGGCATCGTGCCGGTACTGATGGGGCTGTACATGCTGGTGGCCAATCACCGCTATCTGATGGTGATGTGGGATGACCCTGGCGGGCGGCTGGCGCTGCTGGGCGGGCTCGGTCTGCAGGCGCTGGGCTCTTTCATTCTGTGGCGCATGCTGCGTTCGATCTGA
- a CDS encoding CpaF family protein, translated as MKNAPIEDTLRWPSRQLDLMEDDHRLSLKASLHRFIIDRLEEDDLLFEMDRHQMRPHVQGYVHTYLNEHNIDSLRADSARLVNELLDEIVGFGPLQTLLEDDQIDDILINGASQVYVERKGKLERIPLRFINDQHVLRVIRRMIAPLGRRIDESSPMVDARLADGSRINAIIPPLAIDGPCLSVRKFRKEALTAEYLVKQGSLSMAMQEFLARAARSRCNMLISGSTGSGKTTLLNILSQNIGQSERVVTIEDAAELQLLHGHVVRLETRPPNAEGLGEVTARDLVKNALRMRPDRIILGESRGAEVLDMLQAMNTGHQGSMSTLHANSARDALMRLELMVALSGFSATELLVKQIIASALDIIVFVSRMPDGRRVVTQVVEVLDVADGMIRIAELFHYDLLQLQFREVDKPSAKLLGRLKDQPQRDAS; from the coding sequence ATGAAGAACGCACCGATTGAAGACACCCTGCGCTGGCCCAGCCGTCAGCTGGATCTGATGGAAGATGATCACCGGCTGAGCCTCAAGGCCAGTCTGCACCGCTTTATCATCGACCGGCTGGAGGAAGATGACCTGTTGTTCGAGATGGACCGCCACCAGATGCGTCCCCATGTGCAAGGGTACGTTCACACCTACCTCAACGAGCACAATATCGACTCGCTGCGGGCCGACAGTGCCCGGCTGGTGAATGAGCTGCTGGATGAGATCGTCGGCTTCGGCCCGCTGCAGACGCTGCTGGAGGATGATCAGATCGATGACATCCTGATCAACGGTGCTTCGCAGGTGTATGTGGAGCGCAAAGGCAAGCTGGAACGGATTCCGCTGCGCTTCATCAACGATCAGCACGTATTGCGGGTCATTCGCCGCATGATTGCCCCCCTTGGCCGCCGTATCGACGAGTCCAGCCCGATGGTGGATGCGCGGCTGGCGGACGGCAGCCGTATCAACGCCATCATCCCTCCGCTGGCCATCGACGGCCCCTGCCTGTCGGTACGTAAGTTCCGTAAGGAAGCCCTGACGGCCGAGTATCTGGTCAAGCAGGGCAGCCTCAGCATGGCCATGCAGGAGTTTCTCGCCCGCGCCGCCCGCAGCCGCTGCAACATGCTGATCAGCGGCTCCACCGGCTCGGGCAAAACCACCCTGCTGAATATCCTCAGCCAGAACATCGGCCAGAGTGAAAGGGTGGTCACCATTGAAGATGCCGCCGAGCTGCAGCTGCTGCACGGCCATGTGGTGCGGCTGGAAACCCGCCCGCCCAACGCCGAAGGGCTGGGCGAAGTGACTGCCCGTGATCTGGTCAAGAATGCCCTGAGGATGCGCCCTGACCGCATCATTCTGGGGGAAAGTCGCGGTGCCGAAGTGCTCGATATGCTGCAGGCGATGAACACCGGCCACCAGGGCTCCATGAGTACGCTGCACGCCAACTCGGCGCGTGACGCGCTGATGCGTCTGGAGCTGATGGTGGCGCTGTCGGGTTTTTCCGCCACCGAGCTGCTGGTCAAGCAGATCATCGCCTCTGCTCTCGACATCATCGTTTTTGTCAGCCGCATGCCGGACGGCAGGCGGGTGGTGACTCAGGTGGTGGAGGTGCTGGATGTGGCCGATGGCATGATCCGCATCGCCGAGCTGTTCCACTATGACCTGCTCCAGCTGCAGTTCCGCGAAGTGGACAAGCCCTCGGCAAAGCTGCTGGGCAGGCTGAAAGATCAGCCACAGAGGGATGCCTCATGA